One Streptomyces umbrinus genomic window, CAGCGGCGCCGCCACGAAGCGGGTGGAGAAGCGCCTCGGCGAGCAGCCCCTGCCGCAGATCCAGCACATCATGGGCTGGGGCGCGGACAACCCCGAGCCGGTCAAGGGGCGGTACGACTTCGAGGACATGGATCGCCGGATCGACTTCGTCCGGGAGACGGGCGGCACGCCGGTCGTCACGCTGTGCTGCGCCCCGGACTGGATGAAGGGCGGCAAGCCCGGCTCCGACAAGACCGACTGGAGCCAGGCGGCACTGGAGACGGCGCCGGACCGCGCCCACTACAAGGACTACGCCGCCCTCGCCGCGACCGTCGCCAAGCGCTACCCGGACGTACGGCACTTCATCGTCTGGAACGAGTTCAAGGGATTCTGGAACGACTCCGAGGCCCGCTGGGACTACGAGGGCTACACCGAGCTGTACAACCTCGTCTACAAGGCGCTCAAGAAGGTCGACAAGGACATCGAGGTCGGCGGGCCCTATCTGGTGATGGACAGCCTCGACCCGCGCCAGAGGGAGAACGCGTCGACGACGCTGAAGGGCAGCTGGGGCACCATGGACCAGCGGATCCTCGACGCCTTCGACTACTGGAACAAGAACAAGGCAGGCGCGGATTTCGTCGTCGTCGACGGGTCCAGCTACACCAAGGACGACGACCTGCTGCCGGACGAGTTCGGGGCCACCGACAAGTTCACGGCCGTCAGTCGCTGGGTGCGTGAGCAGACCGGTGACCTGCCGCTGTGGTGGGCCGAGTACTACGTGGAACCCGCCGACGGAGACGACATTCGCGACGGCTGGTCCGAGCCGCACCGCGTCGCCGTCCAGGCCTCCGGCCTGATCGCGATGGCACGCGGCGGCACGACCTCCGCCTTCTACTGGAACCCGGAGACCGAGAAGGGCGCCACCTGCCCCGGCTGCCTGTGGACCCCGACCGACCGCGCGGGCGGCGGCAAGGCGTTGTCGATGCTCGACCTCATCTCCCGCTTCGACAAGGAGTTCCCGCCGGGCACCAAGTACGAGCAGGTCTCCGTCGCCGCGGACGACAAGCCCAACGTACGGGTCCTCGCCGACGACAAGGCCCTCCTCGTCGTGAACACCCTCGACCGGAAGATCAGCGCGAAGATCGACGGGAAGCAGTTCGAGATGGGGGCGTACGAAGTGAAGTGGCTCAGCCGCTGAGGCAGTTGGCGGGTGGGTGACCGAGCCGTCGGCCAGTCACCCCGGTCATTCGTTGTGCAGCACCTCCGCCACGGTGAGCCGTGCCGCCGCCCGGGACGGGACCAGTGCTCCGATGCTCCGACGGCCGCGATCGTGACGCCCGCCAGGGCCAGGGCGGCGAGGGCCGGGGCCTGCCGGACGGCCATCATCGAGTCCGGGATGGCGATGTCCGCGGCCCGGAAGCTCCGCGGTACGACGAAGTGGTGGCCGAGGATGCCGAGAGGGATGCCGACCAGACTCCCGACGGCTCCGAGCGTCGCCATCGACGTCACCATCATCACCGTCACCTGGCGGGGCGTCATACCGATCGCCTTGAGCATGCCCAGGTCACGGCGGCGCTCACGGGTGTTGAGCACGACGGTGTTGAAGACGCCGAGCGCCGCGACGGTCCCCAGCACCAGGGTGAAGAGCGTGGAGGCACCGACGACGGTCACGGCCGTGGCGTTCACCGGCGACGCCCTCCTCGCGCCCTCGATCACGCGCCGGCTCGTGGAGCGTTTCGCCGGCGGGGCCGCCCGTGCCCCGCCGTCCACCGCGACCTCACCGCGCTCACGCCCCGCGAACGCGAGGTGCTGACCCATATGGGCCGCGGCCTGTCCAACACGGAGCCGACCCGTGAACTGGGGCTCAGCGAAGCCACGGTGAAGACCCACGGCGCCCACGTCTTCGCCAAGCTCGCCCTGCGCGACCGGGCCCAGGCCGTCGTCCTCGCCTACGAGACGGGGCTGGTCACCCCGGGCGGGTCCGACGGCTGAGCCCCGCCTCACGTCCTCGTCACCTCAGACCCTCGTCACCTCAGACCCTCGTCACCTCAAGCCATCGTCAGGAATCTCTGTATCAGCGAAGCCAGCAACACCGCCAGCAACGGCAGTGAGAACCAGAAACTGCCCTGCAGCCACTGCAGTTGCCGCACGCTCGGCCGTACGGCCACCCGAACCACCTCGCGCGTCGTCAGCAGCACGATCAGGGCGATCGCCGCGAGGCCTCCGACCACCGACCAGGGGGTCCAGGTCACCTGGGGGCCGATCGGACCGGGGTCGGGCTCGGCGACCTTGCCGTCCGGCTGTTTGCGCAGCGCGTAGATCGTCACGTCGTCGTTGGCGAACGTCTTGCGGAGCTCGGGCCGGGCGTCGAGGTTGTGGACGAGCCGGGTGTCCCAGGTCTTGGAGTAGCCCACGTCCAGCTGGAGGTAGGTCACCTGGCTGCGGTTGACCATGAGGAACGAGTTCGGCCCCGCGTCCTTGAGGGACTTGACCAGGCCCGACACCAGGACCGGATCGGGCGGCGCCAGCGTCGGCAGGTACTCCACCTTCTCCATGTCCCGTGCGCCCCAGGGCATCGCGGGCGTCACGTTGTTCACCGTGTCGTCGCTGAGCCACAGCAGGCGCACGGTCGGCTTGTCGTGCGCGTACACGTACTCCATGCCGGCGACCTCGCCCGGCCGGATCCGCTCGAACGGCTCGTTGCCCCAGCGGGCCACCAGGAAGCCGCCCATCAGGACGAGACCCGCCATCAGGGCTGCGAGCGGGGCGAGACTCACCCGGTCCTTGTCCCGTTCCTTCGCCGTGACGCCGGTGCGCGGGAAGAGGGCCAGCGCGGCGAGCAGGGCCGCCCCCGGGAGGGCGAACATGAAGACGCGCAGCGCCATTTCGCCGCCGTACGACTGCATGCCGAAGCCCAGGAACGGGACGAACGTGAGGACCAGCAGCGAGCGCTCGCGGTACTTGTGGTCGCGCCGCCGCCACCAGCCCCAGCAGGCCAGCGCCATCACACCGCCGGCCAGCACCACACGCGCGTACAGCACGAGCTTGTGGGACGAACTGCCTTCCCCGATACGGCCGGAGACCGACGAGGACACATTGCTGCCCACGCCGCCGACCCCGCCGAACAGCTCGTCGAAGTGCCCCGACCAGTACGGCTCGGCGAGGAAGCCGATCCACACGGAGACCACGACGGCGAACAGGATGGGCAGGCCACGCAGTTCGGAGCGGCCGATCAGGACCAGGACCGCGAGGACGCCCAGCATCACGAACGGCGTGAGCTGGTGCGCCGGCACGGTCGCCATGAACAGCCCGATCAACACCATGAGCAGTACGGCCCGTTGGCGCCGGTCGGTCGGCTCGACCTCCAGCTCGCCGGGCCGCGCCTTCGTCCACAGCACCCGTGGCGCCCGGAACCACACGAGCAGGATCGCCACGAAGACCAGATAGAGGAGATAGGTGAAGCCCTGGGGGGAGAAGTAGTCCTGGCCCACCCAGCCGCTGAGCACGAAGATCCAGATGCCGGTCCACTTGGCCCGCCAGCTCGCGCGCATATGGCGTACGAGCAGGAACAGCGGTGCCAGATAGAGGAGTTGCATGGCCGTCGGCCACCAGCGGATGACCTCGGTGAGGTCGGTGACCCCGCAGGCCTTCGCGACGAACGCGGCCCCCGCGAAGAAGCCCGGCCAGCTCCAGCGCGCGTCCAGGTCGGGCACGGCGGACCCGGTCCGGTCGATGTAGTCGATGAACCCGAGGTGCTGCCAGGCCGTCGCGAACCGCGGCTCGGTCTCGATGACCGCGGGCAGCGCGTGCAGCGACACCACGGTGGCCAGCAGCGTGACCAGCAGCAGGGCCCGGTGCTCACGGCCCAGCCAGAGCAGCGAGGCGAAGACCGTGACCAGCAGACCGGCCCCGACCAGCGTCGGCGTCGGCAGCACGGAGACCAGGCCGAGCCCGCCCATCCGGTCGAGATCGCGCTCCCCGAGTCCGGCCGCGGGTACCCAGTACAGGACCAGCGCGGCCGTCAGCAGAGAGCCGAGCACCACCCCGAGCCGGGTCGGCCGCAGCCGCTCCCACACGGACACCGGCGGCACGGGTGTGCCGGACGAACCGGACCGCCCACCCGTCTCCTGCCCACCCGCCTCGAGCGCGAGCGGCGAAGACCCCCTTCCGCGTACGGCGCCCGACGCGCCGGACGCACTCCGTTCGCGTACGCCCTCCGACTCGTCGCCGGACCTGCCCGCCGACGGCTCGAAGGGGGCGTCCACCTCGACCTCGGACGGGCCGAGGGAGGTCTCGGAGCCCGGTTCCCGTTCCTCGACGGGCAGGCCCACCTCCACGCGGGAGGCGGGCAGTTGGAGGGGAGCCTTGAGCGCCCAGGTCGGCCGGTGGTCCGGCCGCGGCTCGCTGCGGCGCTCCGGCCGTTCGACCTTCGGCGTCCCGACGGGCGGTGTTCCCGGACCGGGCCGTACGTCAGGCCGCCGCTCCAGGTGGTCGAAGTCCAGCTGCACACCGAGCGCCAGCGTGTCCGTGTCGAGCCGCTGCGCCCAGGCCGGGCCGCGCCCCTTCTTCGGCTTGTCCTGCTGCGACGCGGCCACCTCGCGGGCACCCAGGTCCGCCAGGTCCCCGTCGGGCGCCGCGTCCTCGGGCACGGCGTCGGCCGGCGCGGTCCTGACGATCCGGTACAGCCTCGGCGCGGCGAGCGCCACGATGACCGCGAGGCTGGAGATCTCCGCCACGCCCGCCCCGGTCAGGCCCAGACGGGGCAGCAGGATCACCGTCAGCCCCAGCACCAGCAGGCACAACAGGCCCTGCAGCCAAGCGAGTCCGGAGGTGCGGCTCTGGGCGCGCAGCACCGCGAAGTACGTCTCCATGACGACCCGCAGCACCGCGCCGACCGCGAACCAGCGCAGCAGCGGCGTCGCCGCGTCCGCGTACCCCTGGCCGAACACGCCCAGGATCCAGGGCGCCCCGAAGAACAGCACCGCGGCCACCGGCAGCATGATCCGCGCCATCCGGCGCAGAGCGGCCCGGGTGTTCGCGGCCAGCCGCGCCGGATCGTGCGAGCCCTCGACGGTCAGCGAGGCGCCCATGTTGATGGCGAGCAGATTGACCGTGCCGCCGATGGTCGTGGTGATGTAGAAGTACGCGTTGTCGGTGGAACTGACCTGCGCGGCGACGATCACCGGGACGAGATACACCACGGCGAGCGAGAACAGCGAACCGGTGTAGTCGCCCGCCAGGAACCGCCCGATCTCCCTCGTGGTGGGCGGTTCGGCGTGCTCCGCGGTCGCCTTCACATGCCGCGGCACCAGGCGGCGGAACACCAGCCAGCCCAGCGGCAGCACGGACACCGCGATGGCCGCGACCCACGACACGAAGACACCCATGGTCGGGATCGCCGCGGCGAACGCCACCAGCAGCACCAGCTTCACCGCCGAGAACACGGTGTTGCCGACCGGCACCCACAGCGCGCTGCGCAGCCCGGTCAGCACCCCGTCCTGGAGCGTCAGCACCGACCAGGCGACGACGGCCCCCACGAAACCGACGGCGATCAGCGGGCTGTGCAGGAAGCGGTACGAGGAACCCCAGAGGCTCAGCGTGAGCAGGAAGACGCCCGCGGCCAGCGCCACGACCACCGAACTGCCCGCGTACGTACGGAAGATCAGCCGTCCGGTGCCCCGCCCCGCGACCGGGATGAAGCGAGCGAGGGCGCCCGTCAGCGTCACCGCGGTGAGCCCCGCGAGGAGCTTCATCGCGGCGATCGCGGCGGAGCCCTGGCCGACCGCCGACTCGGAGTAGTACCGGGCGGCCGCCAGCCAGAAGCCCAGCCCCAGCACGGCGGAGATCCCGGTGTTCAGCATCAGGGCGTAGGCGTTCCGGAACAGCGGGCTGCCTCCGGACGACGACCGGCCGAGGCCGGGCAGACGAAGGCGGCGCCCGGACCGCTCGGGTGCCTCGGGCGTGGGAGTGTCGGCCTGGGCCGTGGTCGTGTCAGACACGGGAACGGATGGCCTTCCGGCGAACCTGTCGTGCTCTGCGGACCATGGCGTACCCCTTGGTGAGGGCCCGGTCCCTGGCGAAGGTACGGGCGATCGCGCGGCCCTCCACGAGCCGCTCGAACTCCTCGATACCGGTGCTGCGGCGCACGGTGACCCGCTGCAGCGCGTACGGCCCCTGGCGGCGCCGGGCGAGGCTGTTGCCGACGGCGAGCGACTGGGCGAACCCGGCCTCGCGCACGATCCGGCGCACCCGGCCGCTGGAGTAGCCGTACGGGTACGCGAACGACGCCGGGCGCACGCCCAGTTCGTCGGCGACGATCTCCCGGCAGCGCAGCAGTTCGAACCAGAGCGCCTCGTCGGTCAGCTGGTCGAGCTGCGGATGCGTATGGCTGTGGCCGCCGATCTCGACGTCCGCGCCCGCGAGCGCGCGCACCTGGTCCCAGTCGAGCATCTCGTCGAGGGCGCCCCCGGTGTCGTACGCGCCGCGCAGCCAGCCCGTCGACACGAACAGCGTGGACGCGAAACCGTGCTCGGCCAGCACGGGCAGCGCGTGCCGGTACACGCCCTCGTAGCCGTCGTCGAACGTGATCAGCACCGGCCGCCTCGGCAGCGGCTTCGACTCACGCCAGCACTCCGCGAGCGCGGCGGTGTTGACCGGCGTGAACCCCAGGTCGCCCAGGAGCGCCATCTGCTCGGTGAACGCCTCGGGCGCCACGGACAGCTCACGGGTCGCGTCGTTCGGCGCGGTGGCGACGGAGTGGTACATGAGAATCGGCACGCGCGCATCACGCGCATCACGCGCATCACGCGCATCACGCGGGTCTTTCATCGTTCCGCCCCCTCGATCCGCACGACCGAGAACGTGGCCCCACCCCTGCGTGCCCGGACGCTGCCGAGTACGTACCCGCCCGCCGCCGTCACCACTCCGGTCACGATGGCGGCCGCGCGGCCCGCGCCGCCGGGGCGGGCGAGCAGCGCGTCGCGCAGCCCGCGCGCGACTCCGGCGGGCAGCACACGCGTGGTGTACCGGCGCTCGGACTCAAGGCCCTTGTCGGCGCCCACACTCCGCGCGACCAGCGCCTTCGACAGACCCTCGGCATACGTACGCGTACGGAAGTACGCGAAGTGCTCGCGCGCCTCGGGCACCCGGTGGTGGATCACCGCACGGTCGTCGATCAGCAGGACCGCGTCCGGCCGGGCGTGGGTGAGACGGATGCACAGCTCCGTCTCCTCACAGCCCAGCGGCCGCTTGTCGCCGTCGCGCCCGATGCCGGTCGCGAAGCCGCCCGCCGCGTCGAAGGCGCTGCGCCGGAACGAGGCGTTGCCGCCGAGCACGTTGCGCACCTGGACCCGGCCGGGCGGCAGACCCTTGTACGTGCAGCCCACGACCCAGTCGAACTCCTCGGGGAACCAGGCAGGCCGGCGGCCCGACGCCCAGATCGGCATCGTACGGCCGCCGACTGCCATGACCAGCGGATCCTCGTACCCCTCCGCGAAGTGGAGCAGCCAGTCGCGCTCGGCCACCGCGTCGTCGTCGAGGAAGGCGATGACGTCGCCGTACGAGGCGGCGATGCCGGTGTTGCGGCCCGCTGAGAGGCCCCGGGGGCCCGCGTTGGCGAGCACCCGAACCCCTTCGGTCTCCTTGTACTCCTTCGACAGCCGGTCCAGGAGCGCCTGGTTGTGGTCCACCACCAGGAGCGTCTCCAGGGCCGGCCTGGACTGCGCCCGCACCGAGTCGACCGCCGCGAGGATGTCCTCCCAGCGGTCCTCGGTGTACACGCAGACCACCACGGAGATGTCCAGGGTTCTCAAGACACCTCTCCCGGCCCGGAGTTGAGCGCCACGGCGTGCGGACGACGGCGCAGCGAGCGCCGGTTGGAGCGCTCCTTGAGGATCACCTTGAGCACCCGCAGCCCGTCCCGCACGGCACGCAGATTGCTCGAACCGTGGATCCGGAGGTACTCGTGGCTCGGTATCTCCTGGACCTTGAGCCCCGCCTTGACCACCCGGATGTTCATCAGGGTCTCCACCTCGAAGCCGGTGCAGTCGAGGTCGATCTTGTCCAGGCAGTGCCGCCAGAAGGCGTTGTAGCCGTAGCAGAGGTCGGTGTAGCGGGCGCCGAACTTGCGGTTGACGGCTGTGCACAGCGCCCAGTTGCCGAGCTTGCGGATCGGCGTCATGTCGTCCGTGCCGCCGCCGTTGGCGAACCGCGACCCCTTCGCGAAGTCCGCCCCGGAGACCAGCGCGGAGACATAGCTGACGATCTCGTGACCGTCGGCCGAGCCGTCCGCGTCGACCATGACGATGATGTCGCCGGTGGAGGCCGCGAATCCGGTGATCAGGGCATCTCCCTTGCCCTTGCCCACCTGCTTGACGACCTTGACGTCCGGCCACAGCTCGCGGGCGACCTCGACGGTGTTGTCGGTGGAATTGCCGTCGACGAGAACCACTTCGTGGATCCATGCCGGCAATGTCTTGAAGACGTACGGGAGATTCTCCGCCTCGTTCATGGCGGGAATCACGACGCTCACCGGAGGCGCTATGGCCAGGTGAGTCGATATGGGCCGGTACTTGCTGGCTATGAGCGGATCTTGGCCCGAAACCGCCGGGCGCACAACAGAACTCATGAGTCTGATCCCTCTCGTCCGGTGGACCGCCCGCCCCTGGGCGGTCCGGCATTTTGTCCGGTTCGAAAGGGGGGTTTTGTCACTTACGGCATGCCGAAATCGATCTCCGTGCAGGCCGGGTGAGCTGGCAAAGCTGGCCGACTGGCTGGGTCGGTCGCGCGGCGGCACTCGGCACAAAAGCGGTCACCGAGCACGGCACCCCCCTACCGCGCCCCGCGCCGGGCCCTCTTCGCGATCCTGAGCCCTCCCCTGAATCGCATGTGCGTGATGGTCCGATGCGGGTGGATGTACGACGGTATTGATGATTGAGACGATATGGCAAGACCTGGAACGTGGCCTCACGTTTTTGTTGATTTGGACGTTACCTAACGGCCCGAGCGGATTTTTCCCATCCGCTTGAGGGCTTTGTCGGCCGGCTCGAACAGCTCCGGCCGCGACAGCACCGCGTTCCGCAGCGCCCGGACAGGGGCGCGCCGCGCCCGGTGTCCGAGCGCCACGGGATGGCGGCGCGTGACCAACCCCTCGGACACGGCGAGTTCGCGTGTCTTCAGGGAATCCTTGTATTCCTTCTGCCCCCGGCCGAGATCCAGATAGGCGATGCCGTCGGCGGCAGCCGCCTCGGCCATACGCAAATGCAGGACAAGGCCCGGGGAGTATTTGGAGAACGCCGGGTCGTACGCGGGGAACCAGCACGCCAGGACGCGTCCGGAGCGCAGCCCGAAGTGCGCGGCGATCGGCTTGCCGCCCGCGTAGAGCACCGACAGGATTCCGGCGAACGGCTCGGAACGGGTGTGGAAGAGCTGGTGCGTCAGCCGGGTGATCCACGGTTGCGCGAAGCGGTCGCTGCGACCGGTCCTGCGGTACTGCGCCGACTTCCATCCCATCAGCGTGAGCAGCGCCTCGGGATCACGCTCGTCGTGCACATAGCGGACCTCGCCGTGATCGCGGCCGAGTCTGCGGTCCTTGGCCAGGGTGGTCCGGGTGAACTTCGGTGACCGGGCCCGCAGTTCGGCGAGATACGTCTCGTACCCCCGGTCGACGTCCATGACCGGGGAGGGGAAGGTGCCGGAGGCCTCGGCCTCGAACGGCTCCTGGCCTTCCACCAGGTGGTCGAACTCCCACACCGCGAGCCCGCAGGCCCGCAGCAGTTCCCTTGCGTCCCAGGTGAAGCCGGGCCCGTGGACGAGGCCCTGGCAGTCGGAGACACCGAGGCCGACGGCCCGGCCGACGCCGGTGGTGGTTCTCTGGAACGGGAAGAAGGCCACGGGTTCGCCGCCCTCCCGGACCACGGCGATCCGTACGCCGCGTCGGCAGCGTCCGACGGCGAGGGTGAACTCCGGTGACAGGAACGGGTTGGCGAGTTCCGGCGAGCCGTGCAGATGGGCCTTCGACTGAAGGGCCGACCATGCCGCCCGGTCGGCGGCGGTCAGTTCGCCGGGGCGGTACACGCTGATGTTCACGTCAGGATGCCCGTCTTCTCACCGTACGGCCACGGAACCGCCGTACCAGGACCAGCAGGAGAATGAGGGAGCTGAGCGCGGCCACGGCCGCGATTCCGCCACGGACCGACCACCGGTGCACCGCGAGCATGCCTTGGGCGACCAGAAGGTTGAGAGCTACTGCTGCTGACAGGGACGCAATGGTGCGGCCGAACGGTTCCATGCCGCGCAGGGCGATTCCTACCGCGGTTCCCGGAGCGGCCAGCAGGAAGAAGAGCGCGAACGGGGCGCGCAGCGGCGAGTCCACGTCGGTCAGGGCCAGCACGGCTCCGACGCCGGCGATGGCCGCGGCGGCGCCTGCGAGCAGGGGGAGCAGGTCCCTCCCCGGATCCTGGTCCAACCGCTCTTCACCACCCGATGGGGATGGGTCCGATGGAGATGGCTTGATACGTAAGGTCTGCATTGGCGACTTTGCCCCCCGACGCGCCGGATGCCGGGCTTCAATGTGGACCAGCCCGGCCCGGGGCGTCAAGGTGCGGAAGGCGTCGTTGTTCGTGTGCGGGCCGGTGGGGGCTTGTCGCGCCGTTCCTCGCGCGCCTAAAAGCAAATAGATTGCGCAGTTCCCCGCGCCCCTTTGAAGGGGCGCGGGGAACTGCGTACGTCATTACGGGACGATCTTCAGGAGGCGGTTCGGGGAACCCGTGCCGGGGCTGGTCACCACGCCGGTGGTGGCGCCGTTCACGAGGGCCGTGGACACCTGGGC contains:
- a CDS encoding GH39 family glycosyl hydrolase — its product is MGRHGWNSGARRWRFTALLGVGVAALALVLTLIHTLPGDAGSEAGTTRDGDKVHGTPAVPPSEPRPEVGWGFTHTQFSADEGSGAATKRVEKRLGEQPLPQIQHIMGWGADNPEPVKGRYDFEDMDRRIDFVRETGGTPVVTLCCAPDWMKGGKPGSDKTDWSQAALETAPDRAHYKDYAALAATVAKRYPDVRHFIVWNEFKGFWNDSEARWDYEGYTELYNLVYKALKKVDKDIEVGGPYLVMDSLDPRQRENASTTLKGSWGTMDQRILDAFDYWNKNKAGADFVVVDGSSYTKDDDLLPDEFGATDKFTAVSRWVREQTGDLPLWWAEYYVEPADGDDIRDGWSEPHRVAVQASGLIAMARGGTTSAFYWNPETEKGATCPGCLWTPTDRAGGGKALSMLDLISRFDKEFPPGTKYEQVSVAADDKPNVRVLADDKALLVVNTLDRKISAKIDGKQFEMGAYEVKWLSR
- a CDS encoding response regulator transcription factor, whose amino-acid sequence is MGRGLSNTEPTRELGLSEATVKTHGAHVFAKLALRDRAQAVVLAYETGLVTPGGSDG
- a CDS encoding lipopolysaccharide biosynthesis protein produces the protein MSDTTTAQADTPTPEAPERSGRRLRLPGLGRSSSGGSPLFRNAYALMLNTGISAVLGLGFWLAAARYYSESAVGQGSAAIAAMKLLAGLTAVTLTGALARFIPVAGRGTGRLIFRTYAGSSVVVALAAGVFLLTLSLWGSSYRFLHSPLIAVGFVGAVVAWSVLTLQDGVLTGLRSALWVPVGNTVFSAVKLVLLVAFAAAIPTMGVFVSWVAAIAVSVLPLGWLVFRRLVPRHVKATAEHAEPPTTREIGRFLAGDYTGSLFSLAVVYLVPVIVAAQVSSTDNAYFYITTTIGGTVNLLAINMGASLTVEGSHDPARLAANTRAALRRMARIMLPVAAVLFFGAPWILGVFGQGYADAATPLLRWFAVGAVLRVVMETYFAVLRAQSRTSGLAWLQGLLCLLVLGLTVILLPRLGLTGAGVAEISSLAVIVALAAPRLYRIVRTAPADAVPEDAAPDGDLADLGAREVAASQQDKPKKGRGPAWAQRLDTDTLALGVQLDFDHLERRPDVRPGPGTPPVGTPKVERPERRSEPRPDHRPTWALKAPLQLPASRVEVGLPVEEREPGSETSLGPSEVEVDAPFEPSAGRSGDESEGVRERSASGASGAVRGRGSSPLALEAGGQETGGRSGSSGTPVPPVSVWERLRPTRLGVVLGSLLTAALVLYWVPAAGLGERDLDRMGGLGLVSVLPTPTLVGAGLLVTVFASLLWLGREHRALLLVTLLATVVSLHALPAVIETEPRFATAWQHLGFIDYIDRTGSAVPDLDARWSWPGFFAGAAFVAKACGVTDLTEVIRWWPTAMQLLYLAPLFLLVRHMRASWRAKWTGIWIFVLSGWVGQDYFSPQGFTYLLYLVFVAILLVWFRAPRVLWTKARPGELEVEPTDRRQRAVLLMVLIGLFMATVPAHQLTPFVMLGVLAVLVLIGRSELRGLPILFAVVVSVWIGFLAEPYWSGHFDELFGGVGGVGSNVSSSVSGRIGEGSSSHKLVLYARVVLAGGVMALACWGWWRRRDHKYRERSLLVLTFVPFLGFGMQSYGGEMALRVFMFALPGAALLAALALFPRTGVTAKERDKDRVSLAPLAALMAGLVLMGGFLVARWGNEPFERIRPGEVAGMEYVYAHDKPTVRLLWLSDDTVNNVTPAMPWGARDMEKVEYLPTLAPPDPVLVSGLVKSLKDAGPNSFLMVNRSQVTYLQLDVGYSKTWDTRLVHNLDARPELRKTFANDDVTIYALRKQPDGKVAEPDPGPIGPQVTWTPWSVVGGLAAIALIVLLTTREVVRVAVRPSVRQLQWLQGSFWFSLPLLAVLLASLIQRFLTMA
- a CDS encoding polysaccharide deacetylase family protein — encoded protein: MKDPRDARDARDARDARVPILMYHSVATAPNDATRELSVAPEAFTEQMALLGDLGFTPVNTAALAECWRESKPLPRRPVLITFDDGYEGVYRHALPVLAEHGFASTLFVSTGWLRGAYDTGGALDEMLDWDQVRALAGADVEIGGHSHTHPQLDQLTDEALWFELLRCREIVADELGVRPASFAYPYGYSSGRVRRIVREAGFAQSLAVGNSLARRRQGPYALQRVTVRRSTGIEEFERLVEGRAIARTFARDRALTKGYAMVRRARQVRRKAIRSRV
- a CDS encoding glycosyltransferase family 2 protein, encoding MRTLDISVVVCVYTEDRWEDILAAVDSVRAQSRPALETLLVVDHNQALLDRLSKEYKETEGVRVLANAGPRGLSAGRNTGIAASYGDVIAFLDDDAVAERDWLLHFAEGYEDPLVMAVGGRTMPIWASGRRPAWFPEEFDWVVGCTYKGLPPGRVQVRNVLGGNASFRRSAFDAAGGFATGIGRDGDKRPLGCEETELCIRLTHARPDAVLLIDDRAVIHHRVPEAREHFAYFRTRTYAEGLSKALVARSVGADKGLESERRYTTRVLPAGVARGLRDALLARPGGAGRAAAIVTGVVTAAGGYVLGSVRARRGGATFSVVRIEGAER
- a CDS encoding glycosyltransferase family 2 protein; amino-acid sequence: MSSVVRPAVSGQDPLIASKYRPISTHLAIAPPVSVVIPAMNEAENLPYVFKTLPAWIHEVVLVDGNSTDNTVEVARELWPDVKVVKQVGKGKGDALITGFAASTGDIIVMVDADGSADGHEIVSYVSALVSGADFAKGSRFANGGGTDDMTPIRKLGNWALCTAVNRKFGARYTDLCYGYNAFWRHCLDKIDLDCTGFEVETLMNIRVVKAGLKVQEIPSHEYLRIHGSSNLRAVRDGLRVLKVILKERSNRRSLRRRPHAVALNSGPGEVS
- a CDS encoding GNAT family N-acetyltransferase — its product is MNISVYRPGELTAADRAAWSALQSKAHLHGSPELANPFLSPEFTLAVGRCRRGVRIAVVREGGEPVAFFPFQRTTTGVGRAVGLGVSDCQGLVHGPGFTWDARELLRACGLAVWEFDHLVEGQEPFEAEASGTFPSPVMDVDRGYETYLAELRARSPKFTRTTLAKDRRLGRDHGEVRYVHDERDPEALLTLMGWKSAQYRRTGRSDRFAQPWITRLTHQLFHTRSEPFAGILSVLYAGGKPIAAHFGLRSGRVLACWFPAYDPAFSKYSPGLVLHLRMAEAAAADGIAYLDLGRGQKEYKDSLKTRELAVSEGLVTRRHPVALGHRARRAPVRALRNAVLSRPELFEPADKALKRMGKIRSGR